The Elusimicrobiota bacterium region ACAGAAAAAAAGTAGCGGTGTTATTCGTAAAATATAATTTCAATGTCCTTCCTGTTGTAGACAAACAAAATAAATTGAAAGGCATCATCACGATAAAGGACGCCCTTGAAGCCGCTTATCCTGAAATAAAAGAAGACGCGGAAGTGAAATAACCCATGAAATTTGCGCTGCCCTTAAAACAAAGGCATTTCTTTAAGAGAATCTGGATTTTCTTCGCCATAATGGGCCCGGGAATTATAACCGCAAACGTAGACAATGACGCAGGCGGCATCACCACTTATTCCCTTTGCGGCGCTAATTTCGGTTACTCCATGCTCTGGAGTCTGATACCGATAACCTTCTTCCTCATAATAGTGCAGGAAATGTGCAACCGCATGGGCGTGGTCACCGGGAAAGGCCTCGCGGGGCTTATACGCGAAAAATTCGGCGTAAAACTGACATTTTATTTGATGTTGGGCATATTGCTTACAAATTTCGGAAATATCCTGGGAGAGTTCGCAGGTATTGCTTCCAGCATGGAAATCTTCGGTATTAATAAATATATTTCCGTCCCTCTTGCCGTAGTTATTGTATGGTCCCTGGTTATAAAAGGCACTTACCGCTCTGTCGAGAAAATATTCCTTGTTGCCTGCGTGTTTTATGTTTCATATATAATTTCCGGTTTTCTTGCCAAGCCTGCGTGGGGCCAGGTTATGAAAGAGTTCGTAGTCCCTACCGTAAACCTTCAGCCCAGCTTTCTCACTATGTTAGTCGGTGTGCTCGGTACTACCATTGCTCCCTGGATGCAGTTTTACCAGCAGGCGGCAGTTGTCGAAAAGGGCGTAAAATTGCAGGAATATGAATATTCCAAATGGGATACTATTGTCGGCTGTGTAATGGTAAATTTGGTGGCTTTCTTTATAGTTGTCGTGTGCGGCACGGTATTATTTCAGGGAATCGGCATGCATCCTATCCAAACAGCCGCTGACGCAGCAAAAGCCTTGAAACCTCTTGCCGGGGAATATTGCGCGTCTCTTTTTGCTTTTGGTTTGCTCAACGCTTCACTTTTTGCGGCGTCAATTTTGCCGTTATCAACAGTTTTCATTATCTGTGAGAGTTTCGGCTGGGAAATAGGCGTCAATAAAACTTTTGCGGAAGCCCCCCAATTCTACGGCTTATATACTTTTCTTCTGTTATTCGGCGCAACAATTATTTTATTGCCGGGAATTCCGCTGATACCGATAATGTTTTTTTCACAGGTTATAAACGGGTTGGCGCTTCCTTTTGTGCTTGTGTTTATGATTATACTTATAAATGACCACAAAATCATGGGTAATTATAAAAGCGGTAAAATTCATAATTTCCTGACCTGGCTTCTGACGATTATTGCCTCCGTATTGGGAATTCTCGCTATTTTCACTTCACTAATCGGTTAATTAAATGAACATTCTAAAACTTACTCAAAAACTAAACGACAGTAATTTCCCAAAAGAAGGGATTTCTTTTGACGAAGCTTTAGGCCTTATTGATATAAAAAATGAAGATTTATATTTTCTTCTCGCGCTGGCAAACAAAGTGCGCGAAAAATTCCGCGGCAACAAAGTAAACTTATGCGCGCTTACAAGCGCAAAGTCAGGCAATTGCCCCGAAGACTGCGCTTTCTGTTCACAATCATCCCGGCACAATTCCAATGCGCCGGAATACCCTCTTATTTCTGAAGAGGAAATTTTGAACCAGGCAAGAAAAACAATTAAGGAAACCAAAACAGACAGGTTCTGTATTGTAATCAGCGGGCGCGGCGTAAATGAGGAAAAAGATTTGCAGGTTATATGTAACGCGATTAAAAGCGTCAAGGCAGAATTTCCTAATATTAAACTTGACGCTTCGCTTGGTTTCATATCCGAAGACGGCATAAAAAGATTAAAACAAGCCGGGCTTTCAAGGTTTAATCACAATCTTGAAACGGCGGAAAGTTATTTCGGTTCGGTCTGTACAACACACAAGCATTCCGATAGGGTTAAAACTATAAAGAATTTAAAAAAAGCGGGGCTGGAAGTGTGTGTTGGCGGAATAATAGGGCTGGGTGAAACTCCCGGGCAAAGAATTGAACTGGCCTTCGAACTCAAAAACCTTGATGTAGATTGCATACCAATAAATTTTTTAAACCCCGTTCCCGGGACAAAATTCGAAAAGAATCCTATAATTCCACCTCTTGAACTTCTGAAATATATTGCAATATTCCGTTTAATCATGCCTGATAAAGAAATCAGGGTTTGCGGCGGCAGGCAGGCAAATCTTAAAAATCTGCAATCTATGATTTTTCCTGCAGGCGCGGACGCAATTATAATTGGAAACTACCTCACCACTCCAGGCAGTTCCCCGGACGATGATATAAATATGATCAAATCAATGGGACTTGAGATATCCCAAAACTAATGGAAATCCTAAAGAAAGAATTGCAGGAAATTGAAAGCAAGGGCCTGCTCAGAAAACTAAAACTTCTTGAAGGCGCCCAGGAAGCAAAGGTAATTGTTGAAGGCAAAGAAGTTTTAAACTTGTGCTCAAACAACTATCTTGGGCTTGCCAATGATGCCCGTTTAAAAAAAGCTGCTCAGGAAGCCATAAAAACCTATGGGATCGGCTCGGGCGCATCCAGGCTGATTACCGGCAATATGGAACTGCACCAGCAATTGGAGAAAAAAATCGCCGAGTTCAAAGGAGCGCAAGCAGCGCTTCTTTTTAATACCGGGTATATGGCAAATGCAGGAATTATCTCAGCCCTGATGACCCGAGATGATGTTATTTTTTCTGATAAACTCAACCACGCTTCAATAGTTGACGGGATTATTTTAAGCCGCGCAGAGTTTAAGCGTTATGCCCATAAAGATGTGAAAATGCTTGAGAAAATGCTGGAAAGTTCTAAAGGATTCAAGAAAAAACTGATAATTACTGATTCAATTTTCAGTATGGACGGCGATATTGCCCCGCTTACTGAAATTGCTGATTTGGCAGAGAAGTACGATGCCTGGGTTTTTGTTGACGAGGCTCATGCTACGGGTGTTTTAGGCAAAAACGGCAGAGGAGCTATTGAATATTTTGCCTTGGAAGAGACCCTAGACATACAGATGGGCACATTGAGCAAAGCTGTGGGCACTTTCGGCGCTTTTGTGTGCGGAAGCAGGCATTTTATTGATTATTTAATAAATAAATCGCGGCCGTTCATTTATTCAACTGCGCTTCCCCCTGCAATATGCGCTTCTTCTATTGTTGCGCTGGATATTATTAAAAATGAGCCGCAGCGCAGGCAAAG contains the following coding sequences:
- a CDS encoding Nramp family divalent metal transporter; this encodes MKFALPLKQRHFFKRIWIFFAIMGPGIITANVDNDAGGITTYSLCGANFGYSMLWSLIPITFFLIIVQEMCNRMGVVTGKGLAGLIREKFGVKLTFYLMLGILLTNFGNILGEFAGIASSMEIFGINKYISVPLAVVIVWSLVIKGTYRSVEKIFLVACVFYVSYIISGFLAKPAWGQVMKEFVVPTVNLQPSFLTMLVGVLGTTIAPWMQFYQQAAVVEKGVKLQEYEYSKWDTIVGCVMVNLVAFFIVVVCGTVLFQGIGMHPIQTAADAAKALKPLAGEYCASLFAFGLLNASLFAASILPLSTVFIICESFGWEIGVNKTFAEAPQFYGLYTFLLLFGATIILLPGIPLIPIMFFSQVINGLALPFVLVFMIILINDHKIMGNYKSGKIHNFLTWLLTIIASVLGILAIFTSLIG
- the bioB gene encoding biotin synthase BioB, whose protein sequence is MNILKLTQKLNDSNFPKEGISFDEALGLIDIKNEDLYFLLALANKVREKFRGNKVNLCALTSAKSGNCPEDCAFCSQSSRHNSNAPEYPLISEEEILNQARKTIKETKTDRFCIVISGRGVNEEKDLQVICNAIKSVKAEFPNIKLDASLGFISEDGIKRLKQAGLSRFNHNLETAESYFGSVCTTHKHSDRVKTIKNLKKAGLEVCVGGIIGLGETPGQRIELAFELKNLDVDCIPINFLNPVPGTKFEKNPIIPPLELLKYIAIFRLIMPDKEIRVCGGRQANLKNLQSMIFPAGADAIIIGNYLTTPGSSPDDDINMIKSMGLEISQN
- the bioF gene encoding 8-amino-7-oxononanoate synthase, with the protein product MEILKKELQEIESKGLLRKLKLLEGAQEAKVIVEGKEVLNLCSNNYLGLANDARLKKAAQEAIKTYGIGSGASRLITGNMELHQQLEKKIAEFKGAQAALLFNTGYMANAGIISALMTRDDVIFSDKLNHASIVDGIILSRAEFKRYAHKDVKMLEKMLESSKGFKKKLIITDSIFSMDGDIAPLTEIADLAEKYDAWVFVDEAHATGVLGKNGRGAIEYFALEETLDIQMGTLSKAVGTFGAFVCGSRHFIDYLINKSRPFIYSTALPPAICASSIVALDIIKNEPQRRQRLLDNAEFMRTGLKNLGFDTLSSQTPIIPIVTKTIEKTVHFSRKLFDEGIFAQGIRPPTVPEGKSRLRVTATSEHSKQALQNALDIFRNIGKELEVI